A window of Pirellula sp. SH-Sr6A contains these coding sequences:
- a CDS encoding CHAD domain-containing protein, which translates to MSTHHPLSLLVFGSLEKCLDEIQRKGSLISRSTSNLGEPIHDLRVDCRKGLAALDFYKPVIPQSCHERLRSKLRKFLRRSNLGRDLDVIIQALKEDDSQGAAQLLRRLKKDRKREFRDVQKKVGKLEFGSMKTKLHSQMLAPSLAPTQAAPVASAADWAKQEFQKVALQILSDIHVGEWDTESAHQLRLRIKKLRYSLELATSIAGEISLSMDESLLSQVQRMLGEINDLAVRIRMLRGYQCGRKRRKDQAFLEKQISADNQELDRSLQQWSEFWTPERQSCFYGALAKRTF; encoded by the coding sequence ATGTCCACCCACCACCCTCTTTCTCTTCTCGTCTTCGGATCCCTAGAAAAATGTCTCGACGAGATCCAACGAAAGGGTTCGCTGATATCTCGTTCGACCTCGAATCTTGGTGAACCGATCCACGATCTGCGGGTCGATTGCCGCAAAGGTCTCGCAGCTCTGGACTTCTACAAACCCGTCATTCCCCAGAGTTGCCACGAACGACTGAGGTCCAAGCTCCGGAAATTCCTACGCAGAAGCAACTTAGGGCGAGATTTGGATGTGATCATCCAAGCCTTAAAAGAGGACGATTCGCAAGGAGCAGCCCAACTCCTTCGACGATTGAAAAAGGATCGAAAGCGGGAGTTTCGAGATGTTCAAAAGAAAGTAGGCAAACTCGAATTCGGTTCCATGAAAACAAAGCTACATTCCCAAATGCTAGCTCCATCCCTTGCCCCCACTCAGGCCGCCCCAGTGGCATCCGCCGCCGATTGGGCCAAGCAGGAATTCCAAAAGGTTGCCCTTCAGATTCTTAGCGATATCCACGTTGGTGAGTGGGACACGGAATCAGCGCACCAACTTCGGCTTCGCATCAAGAAACTCCGGTACAGCCTGGAACTGGCAACCTCCATCGCCGGCGAAATTTCCTTGTCGATGGACGAGTCGCTCCTGTCCCAAGTCCAAAGGATGTTGGGGGAAATCAACGACTTGGCCGTCCGAATACGAATGCTTCGCGGTTATCAATGCGGCAGGAAAAGGCGCAAAGACCAGGCATTTCTCGAGAAGCAGATCTCGGCCGACAATCAGGAACTAGACCGAAGTCTGCAACAATGGTCCGAATTCTGGACCCCCGAACGCCAATCCTGTTTCTACGGCGCCTTAGCGAAACGCACTTTTTGA